In Virgibacillus sp. NKC19-16, a single genomic region encodes these proteins:
- the hemB gene encoding porphobilinogen synthase codes for MTKDFNRHRRLRSSASMRALVRETHVRTEDFIYPLFVVEGENIKNEVPSMPGVFQVSLDLLHDEVKEIDELGIKALMLFGVPMEKDEVGTGAFHDHGIVQEATRLIKRDFLEMLVVADTCLCEYTSHGHCGVIHNGDVDNDESLKLLADTAVSQATAGADIIAPSNMMDGFVKVIRQALDEAGFTNIPIMSYAVKYSSAFYGPFRDAADSTPQFGDRKTYQMDPANRLEALREAQSDIEEGADFLIVKPALSYLDIVRDVRNNHNAPVVAYNVSGEYSMVKAAAQNGWINEQELVMEKLTAMKRAGADLIITYFAKDAAKWLNE; via the coding sequence ATGACAAAAGATTTCAACCGTCATCGCAGGTTAAGGTCATCCGCCTCGATGCGCGCTTTAGTTCGTGAAACCCATGTACGTACAGAAGATTTCATTTACCCACTATTTGTGGTGGAAGGGGAAAATATTAAAAATGAAGTCCCGTCCATGCCAGGAGTATTTCAAGTCTCGCTTGACCTGTTGCATGATGAAGTGAAAGAGATTGATGAACTTGGAATAAAAGCGTTGATGCTTTTCGGTGTTCCGATGGAGAAGGATGAAGTGGGTACAGGCGCTTTTCATGACCATGGTATTGTACAAGAAGCGACTAGGCTTATTAAACGGGATTTTCTAGAGATGCTCGTCGTTGCAGATACATGTCTATGTGAATATACATCACATGGCCATTGCGGGGTTATCCATAACGGTGATGTTGATAATGATGAGTCACTTAAACTACTAGCTGACACGGCGGTATCCCAGGCTACAGCTGGAGCAGATATTATTGCACCATCAAATATGATGGATGGATTTGTAAAAGTGATTCGACAGGCGCTGGATGAGGCAGGCTTTACAAACATTCCAATTATGTCTTATGCGGTAAAATATTCCTCCGCTTTTTATGGTCCTTTCCGAGATGCAGCTGACAGTACACCACAATTCGGTGATCGAAAAACCTATCAAATGGATCCGGCTAACCGTCTGGAGGCCCTGCGTGAGGCGCAGTCAGATATCGAGGAAGGTGCAGACTTTCTTATCGTCAAACCAGCACTATCCTATCTTGATATCGTACGCGATGTCCGGAATAACCATAACGCTCCCGTTGTTGCTTATAATGTAAGTGGTGAGTATTCCATGGTAAAGGCAGCAGCCCAAAATGGCTGGATTAATGAGCAAGAATTAGTAATGGAAAAATTAACGGCCATGAAACGCGCGGGAGCAGATCTTATCATCACATATTTTGCAAAAGATGCAGCAAAATGGTTGAATGAATAA